The nucleotide window GTGATGGCAGTGCAACGGCCAGTACCAGTGTCAGTGTCACCGTCACACCGGTGAATGATGCGCCGGTGATCAGCGGCACCCCATCCACCAGTCTGGATCAGGATACGGCCTACAGCTTTAGCCCAACCGCCAGCGATATTGATACCGCCGATGTGCTGACTTTCAGTATCACCAACAAGCCAACCTGGGCCAGCTTTAACACCGCAACCGGTGCCCTGACCGGTACACCGGCCGGAACCGATAGCGGCAAGACGATTGGTATTGTGATCAGTGTGAGTGACGGCACTACCAGTACGGCCTTGCCGGCGTTTGATATTGAGGTCATTTCCACCATCGACCCACTGCAACCCATCGTTACCGCACCTGCAGAGCTGAGTGTGGATGCAACAGGACTGTTTACGTCTATCACCCTGCGCCAGTTATTGGGTGCAAGCCCCAATGCCTCACAGGCCGAGGTTGATGCAGCGATTAAAGCCTTGGCAAAAGACGGTGTAACCGGCAATGACTGTTGTACCACTACAGTAGAAGGGCTGACAGCGACAAATGCATTACTGCTGGCACCTGGCCGTCATGAGATCAAGTGGAAGGCTACCAACGCTGTAGGTGTAAGTGGAGAAGCGGTACAGGTAGTTAATATCTGGCCGTTGGTATCCCTGAGTAAGTCGCAGGTTGCTGTTCGCGGCAGCGATGTTGAATTCAAGGTGTTGCTCAACGGGCCATCGCCGGTTTATCCGCTGGCTATTCCCTACGTCATTGATACCGCAACCACGGCGACCGCAGCAGAGCATAACCTGACCAGTGGCACAGCAACCTTTACCCAGACTGGGCAGGTGGAAGTGGCGATCCCGGTAACACTTGCGGATGTAACAGGCTTCAGTGACAGCAAATTGGTGGTTGCTTTGGGCTCCGGTATCAATACCGGTGCGGCCAGCACCCACGTGATTGATATTCGTCAGGGTAATGTCCCGCCCATTGTTAGCCTCAGCATTACACAGGGTGGCATTAACACCAGCCTGGTATCGCCAAGCGGCGGACCGGTGACGGTAACAGCGACAGTAGTGGATGCCAACAAGCAAGACACGCATACCTATGATTGGTCTGCCACGAGTGGCCTTGCCGATATCGATGGCAACCCTGCCAACGCCAGTCGTACCTTTGATCCGGCAGGTTTGGCTGGCAGTCACCAACTGAAAGTAACGGTGTCTGATTCTGCCGGTGCCAGTGTCCAGTCATCCGCTTATTTCCGCGTAGTAAGCAGCCTGCCGGTGTTGGATGTGAATACCGATACCGATAAGGATGGCATTAATGATGAGCTGGAGGGTACCGGTGATACTGACGACAACGGCATTCCGGATTATCTGGATAACATGCCATCAAGCAACATCTTGCCGCAGCAGGGTAATACCACTAACGCTTTCCTGATTGAGTGTGATCCGGGTGTTCGCTGTGGTTTGGGCTTGTTTGCACGTAGTGGCGCTTCCGGTGGTGTCCAGATTCTGGATCAGGAGATTGGTACGCTGGATGATTTGGTGATTGACCCTGCCTTCGAGCCGGTGGGCGGTGTGTTTGACTTCGCCATCCGCGATTTGCCGACACCGGGGCAATCGGTGCGTATCGTTATTCCGCAGCGTTCAGCGATTCCGGCCAATGCGGTCTATCGCAAGTATCAACGTGGCAGCTGGGTAAACTTTATCAGCGATGCCAACAATGCGGTGCACTCTACAGCAGGCAACCCCGGCTATTGCCCACCGCCCGGCACCGCAGAATGGACTAGCGGTTTAACCGCAGGTCATATGTGCGTGCAGTTAACCATTCAAGACGGTGGCCCGAACGATGATGACGGCTTGGTGAACTCAGCAGTCGTAGACCCGGGTGCAGTGAGTCAGGCGAAAGCCGTTGAGCCACCGGAACCCAAGCCACCGAAGGAGGTTAAGACCAGCGGTGGTGGCGGTGCAGCAGGCGCATGGCTGCTGCTCGGACTTGGGCTTTTATTAATACGCAGAGTGAAGAGAGGGAAAACCATGAGAAAAGTCATTGCACTGCTCAGCTTCGGCCTGATTGCCTCCGGCACCCAGGCCAGTCCGGCGGACAAACTGCACCTGCGTATCGATGCCTATCAGGTCAACGGCAGCCAGAAGGCCGGTGATTTTAACGCGGCCATGCAATCGGACTTCAACTACAAGTTGAGTCAATACGATGTGGATCGCAATGGCTACCAGCTGTCGTTGGGTTATGCGTGGAATAAAGTCACCTACACCGAAATAGGCTATCTGGATCTGGGCGATGTCACTGTCAACCTGATGCTCGATGGCGCGACCGATGGAGCCGCCTTTGGTAATGCGGTTGTCGGCCATTACCCGATCACTGCCGATGGTATAACTCTGGTGCAGGGATATATCTGGAGTTTTGCCGACCACTGGCAATTATCCCCCGAGCTGGGTTTATTTATGTGGAGCGGGGATGTTGACACCAAGGGGGCTGCGTTCAACGTGAAATACGATGACAGCACGGATTTACTCACGGGCTTACGTCTGGATTACCTCTTCAACGATCACATAGGTCTGGGAGCCGGTGCGCGCTACATCCGACTGGATGACCAGCATGTAACCCTGTGGGGTGTATCGGGGCGGTTCAGTTTTTAAATCGCACCTATTGCGTGTGTTGCGCTGCAAAAAAATCCCGCTGTGTGCGGGATTTTTTTATGGTGTGTTTTTTTGCTGAATGAAATTATTGTGCTCATAAAAAGCGTTACGCATTAATATGCGCAACCTGTTTTCTTTTGATATTAATTTTCTACGCTGGATTTTTTATGTTGAGCGAATTGCTCGCTATTCTCGCCCCTATTGTTATTTCTGTCGGTGCTGGATTTATTTGGGGGAAAACCGGTACCGGTTTTCCGTCGGATTTTATTTCACGCATTGTAATGAACATCGGTTCGCCTTGTTTGATCATCAGCGTAATGGCGAAGGTCGAAGTGCAACCGGAGGTGATGGGGCAGGTTGCCCTTGCAACAGCATTCACCATGACGGCGATGGGGTTGTTTGGATGGCTATTGTTGCGGTGGATGAGGCTGGAAATCGCCACCTATTTGCCACCGCTGGTGTTTCCTAATAATGGCAATATGGGTTTGCCACTCTGTTTATTCGCCTATGGGCAAACTGGACTCGCGCTTGCGTTAGGTTCTTTTATGGTGATGATGATTGCGACTTTCACTGTTGGTTTATTAATTGTTGCCAATAGCGAAGGCGGAATTTTTAAGCGCATGGAATCTATCGCTAAACAGCCCGTGATTTATGCGATGGCAATTGCTGTGATTTTATTAATCACAGATACCGACTTGCCGCGTTGGATAAGCAATACAGTAGATTTGTTGGGTGGAATTGCTATTCCATTAATGACAATTGCCTTGGGGGTATCGCTTGCAACATTAAAAATCCATTCCTGGAAACGCAGCTTATTATTCAGTGTGATTCGTGTTGGTGGCGGTTTAGTACTCGGATTTATTGTGTGTGAACTGATGGGTTTGACGGGCGTGTCGCGCAATGTGGTGTTGTTACAATCTGCAATGCCAATTGCAGTATTTAATTACTTATTAGCATTGCGGTACGGACATAAACCGGAAGAGGTGGCAGCGATGGTTGTAGTATCAACGCTTGTTGCTTTTATGGGGCTGCCATTTTTATTGATGGTGATTTTGTGATGATAATAGGCAAATTCTGCCAGGAAATATTGAAAAACCATAATCCACAATCAGTAGGTGATCATAATAATTGGGTAACAAAAATAACGAGGTTATAAAAATATCAAGACGATGAAAATAGACAGACAAAACAATTGCCCAATAAAAAACCCGCGAACTTTCATTCGCGGGTTTTTTATTGGCGTTTGCTAAAACTTAGTTTTTAGCAGCGGCAGCTTTCTTTTCTTTCTCTTTCGCGATTACTGCTTCAGCCACGTTTGCAGGGCATGGAGAGTAGTGAGCGAATTCCATAGAGAATTGGCCACGGCCAGAGGTCATAGTACGCAGGTGGCTGATGTAACCAAACATTTCTGACAGCGGAACTTCTGCTTTGATGCGTACGCCAGTTACGCCAGCGTCTTGGCCGTTGATCATGCCACGACGACGGTTCAAGTCACCGATCACATCACCTACGTGATCTTCGGGGGTGAACACGTCTACTTTCATGATTGGCTCAAGCAGTTGTGGACCCGCTTTTGGCATAGATTGACGGAAAGCGCCTTTTGCTGCGATTTCAAACGCGATTGCTGACGAGTCCACGGCGTGGAATGCACCGTCGAACAGTTCAACTTCTACGTCCAATACCGGGAAGCCAGCCAATGGGCCAGTGCCCATCATGCCTTCAAAGCCTTTTTCAATCGCTGGGTAGAATTCTTTTGGAACGCTACCACCTACAACGGTAGTGGTGAACTTGAAGCCAGAGTTTGGCTCGCCCGGACGGATGCGGTAATCGATCTTACCGTACTGACCAGAACCACCCGATTGCTTCTTGTGGGTGTAAGAGTCTTCGATCTCACGGGTAATGGTTTCGCGGTAGGCTACTTGTGGTTGACCAACATTCAGCTCTACACCGTAGGTGCGCTTCATGATGTCCACTTTAATATCCAAGTGCAATTCACCCATACCTTTCAGGATGGTTTCACCAGAATCCTGATCGGTTTCAACGCGGAAGGTTGGATCTTCAGATACCAACTTACCGATAGCAGTCGCCATCTTCTCGATCATGCTCTTGTCTTTTGGTGTAACAGCAATAGAAATCACTGGCTCTGGGAATACCATGGGTTCCAAAGTACAAGGAACTTTTGGGTCACACAGGGTGTGGCCGGTCTGCACGTTCTTCAAACCAATCAGCGCAATAATGTCACCTGCTTGCGCTGTAGTCAGATCGGTGCGGTCATTGGCGTGCATTTCAACCATGCGGCCAACACGTTCGGTTTTACCGGTGAAGGAGTTAAGAATGGTGTCGCCTTTGTTCAGAACACCGGAGTAAATACGTACGAAAGTCAGGGCACCGAAGCGGTCATCCATGATTTTGAACGCCAGCGCGCGGAAAGGCTCGTCAGCAGAAACGATAGCGTATTGGCCAGTTTCGTTGCCTTCTTCGTCAGTCAATGGCTGTGGGTTAACTTCGGTTGGTGCTGGCAGGTAATCAACTACACCGTCCAGCAGTAATTGCATACCCTTGTTTTTAAACGCGGAACCACAGAAGGTAGGGAAGAAGGCCAAGTCACGGGTGCCTTTACGGATGCAGCGCTTGAGGTCTTCAACAGAAGGCTCTTCACCTTCCATGTAGGCCATCAACAGGTCATCATCCTGTTCTACCGCAGTTTCGACCAATTGATTGCGATACAGCTCAACGTCATCTGCCATATCAGCAGGGATATCAACAACTTTGAAGTTTTCTGGCAAGCCTGAATCATCCCATACGTACGCTTGACGATTCAGCAGGTCTACAACACCTACGAAAGTATCTTCGCGGCCAATTGGCAAGGTCATGATCAACGGGTTTGCGCCCAATACATTTTTTACTTGTTCGGTTACGCGAATAAAGTCGGCACCAATACGGTCTAGTTTATTTACGAAAATCAAACGGGATACTTTAGAGTCGTTTGCATAGCGCCAGTTGGTCTCTGATTGCGGCTCTACACCACCAGAACCACAGAATACGCCAATACCGCCGTCCAGTACCTTGAGTGAACGGTAAACTTCTACGGTGAAGTCAACGTGTCCGGGGGTATCAATTACGTTGAAGCGGTGGCCTTTCCAGAAACAGCTTACCGCTGCCGACTGGATGGTGATGCCGCGCTCGGCTTCTTGCACCATGAAGTCAGTGGTCGATTCGCCTTCGTGCACTTCGCCGAGTTTGTGGATTTTACCGGTGAGTTTGAGGATACGCTCAGTGGTAGTGGTTTTACCGGCGTCCACGTGGGCGAAGATACCGATGTTTCTGTAAAGGGATAAGTCAGCCATAGGACTCTCTTTATGTGTTAATACTAAGGTTAGAAAAAAGCTGGGTTAGAAAATAGCGGCGTAATATACAGGAAGTTATCCGAAATTGCGCACAGAAAAAGAAAGCTAACTTGATTGTTTTACATTTTTTAGATCGATAAAGGTGATTGGGCGGTAGAAAGTCGGGGGTTTTACCTACTTGGCTTCCTTTTTATGACAACGCATTTTATTCGTGCCGATACTTCCACAAGCGCATTTGGATGCTTTTATATGAGTGAGGCCAAGCTTGCCAATGCTCGCTCAATCCGGTTGTTCCACACGCAAGCACAAGAAAGCCGGATAAATTGCCGGTATTTTTGGCTGGCTGAAAAAATGGGCCCGGGCGCGATGCTGATCCCCTGTTCCAGAGCTTTGTATGCCAATGCAAAGGTATCCACATCGCCCGGTAATTCCAGCCAGATAACAAAACCGCCTTCAGGGCGGGTGATTTTGGTGCCTTCCGGGAAGTAATGGACAATCGCTTCAGTCATGCGTGCCACGGCTTGTGCATAGTCACTGCGTACCCGCCGCAAGTGGCGTTCATATTGGCCCGTTTCTAACAATTCTGTAACCGCCAGTTGTGGGGCAGTCGTGGTGGCCAGATTCAAGACATATTTCATGTACTCTACTTTTTCCTGATAACGCCCCGGTGCGATCCAGCCCACCCGCAACCCGGGAGATAGGGTTTTTGAGACTGAACTGCACAGGATGACGTTTTCATCCAGCCCCTTCAGTAACGAAGGTCGGGCGTGGCTAAAGCCCAAATCGCCGTAGATATCATCTTCAATCAATGTGATCTCTTTTGCTTTGAGCATCGCTACCAGTTTTTGTTTGTGTTCGTCAGGCATTAGGCAGCCCAATGGATTACTGAAATTCGGAGTGACAACGCAGGCTTTAATCGGCCAGCGGCCGAGTGCCAAGTCGAGCGCTTCCAATGACATCCCTGAGTGCGGGGTAGTGGGGATTTCCAGCGCCTCTAGTCCAAGAGATTCGATTACCTGCAGCAATCCGTAAAAGGTTGGTGATTCTATGGCCACCACATCACCTGGCGATGTGACGGCGCGTAGCGCTAATGTCAGGGCTTCCTGGCAGCCATTGGTAATCACCAGATTATCCGGATGTACAGCGCAGCCCGCATCGGCCAATCGACGCGATAACTGGCGGCGCAGCTCGGGTGCGCCGGGTGAGAACTCATAGTTCGCGGTGCGCACCCGATAATGGCGCGCTGCTTTGGTGAGCGCTTGTTCAATCTGTCGTGTCGGCAGGAATTCCGCTGCGGGAACAGCCGCGCCTAACTGCACAACGGTCGGATCATTTGCAGCCTTAATCAGTTTCAGCACCATATCCTGACCGGTTACCAACGCCGGGCGCATGGTGGTGACAACAATGCGCGGCGGTGATACCGCCAGAGTCGGTTTGGTTTTGACATAAAACCCCGAACGGTTACGTACTTCCAGTAAACCCCAATCCTCCAGCTGGCGATAGGCCGATAAAACGGTGGCAATACTCAGCTGACGCGCCTGTGCTTGCTGGCGCACGCCGGGCAGGCGATCACCATCCTGAAATCCTCCTGCATTAATCAAGCTGGCCAGCTCATCGGCCAATTTCCGGTAGAGAATATCCATTGCAGCTCCGCTCAGTGAATTTGATTTACGTTGAATAGGTACAGTTGGTGCCAAAACATTAGGTACAGATAGCAATTATTTACATCTGTATCGTATCAATTGTTGTTTTTTGAAACTGTAATGGTTGTTGTTCGCGAAATACACTGCTTTTTCAAAAATGCCCCAACCAATCGATTTCAGGAGGTGTGTTATGAGTGTTTCTCTGTATCTGATGGATGCTTTTGTTTCCGGATCCTCAAGGGAGTGTCCGTTTAGCGGTAATCCCGCCGGTGTCTGTGTTCTTGATCAGGAACAATCTGCGGGCTGGATGCAAAATGTCGCGCTGGAGATGAATCAATCAGAAACTGCTTTCGTGCACAAACGCGCCGATGGCAGCTGGAATCTGCGCTGGTTTACGCCTCAAGTGGAGGTCAGTCTTTGCGGGCACGCGACTCTCGCTGCGGCTCACGCACTCTGGCAACACCTGGGTGAAACAGCGCCGTTGCTGGAATTCCACACGCTCAGTGGCCGGCTTACGGCCGTGCGTAATGGCGATGAAATCCAGCTCGACTTTCCAGCTGACTTTCCGCAGTCCATTGCACAGGTTCCATCGTCCTTGATTGAGTTGCTTGGCAAACAGCCACATTGGTTTGGAGCGGGGAAAGACGATCTTATTGCGGTATTGGATTCGGCCGATGCTGTGCGCAACTTTGTCCCCGACGCAGAAAAAATCGCGTCATTTACAACACGAGGCTTAATCATTACCGCGCCCGGCGATAGTGGTTCGGGGTTAGATATGGTCTCGCGCTTTTTTGCTCCCAAGGTTGGTATCAGTGAAGATCCTGTGACCGGTTCTGCACACTGCCTGCTCGCGTGTTATTGGGGTAATCGCCTCGACAAAACGCACTTGTATGCGCATCAGGCATCGGCGCGCGGTGGTTGGTTAACACTGGATTGGAAAGAGGATCGCGTTTTATTAAGTGGTAAAGCCCGCACTATGTTGACAGGAGAATTTTATGGCTGATTTAACAAATGCGGATCAGAAACCTACAGCAGCCACTCCAGTGTGTTGGCGCAACGGTCACATTATTCCACTCGAACAGGCAACAGTTTCTGTTTTTGATCACGGACTTTTATATGGCGATGGTGTGTTCGAAGGCATACGTTTTTACAACGGCCGCGCCTTTCGTTTGCAGGCCCATCTGGAGCGATTATTTTTATCGGCACGCGCAATTGCGCTCGCCATTCCTTACAGCATCGAACAATTAACTCACGCCGTTATTGAAACCATTTCTGCAGCGCCGGAAACAAACGGCTATTTACGTTTAGTCGTCACACGCGGCCCCGGCCCATTAGGGATTGATCCTTCGCGTTGCCACTCGCCCGTTGTTTTTATTGTTGCAGATCGTTTGCAATTGGTGAATGAAAGAGTGCGCAGCGAAGGTGCAAAAGTCATCATCGCCGCCACTCGCCGTTTGGGTTCCGATGGACTTGATCCGCGCATCAAAAGTTTGAATTACCTCAATCACATACTCGCGCGTATGGAAGCCACACATGCCGGTGCCGATGAAGCCATTTTGTTAAACAGCGCAGGCAGAATTGCTGAGGGCAGTGCGGATAATATTTTTATCGTACAGCGCGGCGAATTATTAACACCGCCGGTAATTGAAGGCGCACTCGATGGCATCACCCGCCAAGTGGTACTGGAACTTGCTGAAAAGCTCGGCATAAAGTCCCGCGAAATTCCACTCGCCCCTTATGATTTATTCACGGCCGATGAATGCTTTCTCACCGGAACCGGCGCGGAGTTAATTCCGGTTGGTTATGCCGATGGTAGAAAGATTCCGCAGTGCCCCGGCCCGATTTATTCGCGGTTGGCGGCGGCGTTTAAGGAGTTGGTCGCTTCAGGTTGATTGTCGCATCCCAACTCGGTCCAGTCTTTTACCTGTGGGTTGAAAAAACCGGTTTTTTCATAGATGTAACGCAGGGTTCCGTTGGTGCGAAGTTCTTTCAATCCTTTTTGTAAGGCTTCGTATACCACGAGCCCCCTGGGGTGTTTTTTGCTGACAATAAAATGAAGTGATTCATTGAATGCAACTTTCATCCCTTGTAGCGGAACCAAATTGATATCGTTGAGGGAACCGTTTAGATCGGACGAATTGAAAAAAGGAAATAACATAAAATCCGCACGTTTGGCAACGATCATTCGCGCCATTAAATGAGGATTGGATGCTGCTGTGATTATTTTCGGGGTTATGCAGGTAATTTCAGCATTATCGTGAATCCAATTTTGGTTGGTCGTTATTGCATAGTGTTTCAACTCGTCGGCATGTTTGATGGACAATAGTTTTTTATTATCTGGAACCGTGTAGATACCTTTCACAAATTCTTTTTCTTTTAATACCGGATCGGAGATGTAAAACAAGTTTGGATTAATATCCGTTTTCCAAATGACAAAACCCGGCATCAGTGTCACTGAATTGGCAGAGTCATGGATGATGCGCAAATAATCAGATGTATTGTTGAATTCAAATGCTGGCTTGAGTCCACCCAGCTCCAACGCTCTGCACAGTATTAATAACTCGGCCACGATTTGATTATGGCCTATGTGAGTGTGGCGGATGTCCGGGCAGCTTCCGTTATTGAATGTCAGGGGGCGCGGGACAAAACTGGCACTGTACATACCAATCGGCAAGGTGATTATTTCTGTTGTCTCTGCACCCCGGGCATTGCCGGGTTGCGCGAGGAGTATTCCCAGTATCAAGCACAGCATGTGTAGTTGTTTCATAACGGGCTTTTATTATCCAAATCGCGGGTAGTACCCGTATCAGGTAATACTGTAGCAAGTACACCTGTAGCAATTGGAAGTATAGACACATGGATGAAGGTTATTTACTGGTTATTTAAACATTGAAATGCCCGAATGCTTGAATTACCCCCGTGCATTCCTTAGTCTGGGTGCCTTTTCGAATTAAGGGCTCCCAGCCTCTGTTACGGGATTACACTTCATGTCTGCTGTCAAAGAAATCGTTTTAACCTTTAGCTGTCAGGATTCAAAAGGCTTGGTGGCCGCCGTTGCCACTTTATTCGCCACCCTCGGGTTTAACATCAAAGAGTCTTCGCAATTTGAAGATGTACACAGTAACCGCTTTTTTATGCGTACCGTGTTTGAGTGCCCGGCTGGTTACAATTTGGGGCAGATTCGCTCGCTGTTTAAACCTCTGGGTGAGCAGTTCCAGATGGATTGGAATATTTTTGATAGTGCCAGCAAACCGCGTGTACTGATTGCGGTTTCGCAATGGGGGCATTGTTTGAATGCGTTGCTGAACAGTTGGAAAAATGGTTCGCTGCCGATTGATATTGTGGGTGTGGTTTCCAACCACAATGTCATGCGCGATTTAACCGAATGGTATCAATTGCCATTTCATTATTTGCCCATCACGGCAGATACCAAGCCGCAACAGGAAGGCCAGTTGTGGCAATTAATGCAGGATTTGCAGGCCGATTTTTTGGTGCTCGCGCGTTATATGCAAATCCTGTCCGACGATTTGTGCCATAAACTCAATGGCCGTGCGATTAATATCCATCACTCATTTTTGCCGGGTTTCAAAGGCGCAAAACCCTATCATCAGGCGTTTGATCGCGGTGTGAAACTCATTGGTGCCACCGCACATTTTGTGACGGCTGATTTGGACGAAGGTCCGATTATTGAGCAATCCGTTGAGCGCGTTTCCCACGTGAATTCACCGGATGAAATGGCGGAAATCGGGCGCGATATTGAAGCGGTGGTGCTGAATAGGGCAGTACGCTGGCACGCGGAGCACCGCGTGTTGTTGAACGGTACCAAGACGGTAGTGTTTTCAAGGTAACAAATAGACAGCTATGCTTGAGCTGTTGGCCAACGGGCACAGCGCGTACAACGTAGATAATCGGGGGATGTATGCTGCTAGAAGATTTACATCAGCAAAAAGCGACAATTAATGCGTTGGCTCAGCAGTTTGGTGCGCGCAGAATCCGCGTTTTTGGGTCTGTAGCGCGTGGGGAGGAAGGGCCGCGAAGCGATGTAGATTTTTTAGTCGATTTTCCCAAGGGGTACGATCTTTTCAAGCAGCGGTTACCTTTAGCAGATCGTTTATCCAACCTTTTGGGGCGTAAGGTTGATTTAATTCCAGAGCACGAATTGAATTGCCACATCCGTGCGTCGGTATTAAGCGAAGCGGTAGATTTATGAGTAAACCTTGGCAACCTTATGCGCTTCATATTTTGGATTCTATCGCCAAAATACGTCGCATTCAGGCGCGCGGCGATATTCGGCAAGATGATATTTTATATGATGCTGCGGTGCGAAATTTACAGACCTTATCTGAAGCGACACAGCAATTACCCATCGAGCTAAAGCAACAATTTCCTGAGATTCCTTGGCGGGAAATTAGTGGATTCCGCAATATTCTTGTGCATAACTACTTGGGGGATATTGACCCCCAAACTGTGGCAGCAGTGATAGAGCAATATTTGGAAGTGTTGAAAAATGCTATCCAGAACATGCTCGCGCAATAAAGAGTTTTATTCATTCGCTTGTCGCTTTTTTGGCTGCTCCTGCGAGCGCCAATAAACCCAGAGCAACTAATCCGAATGACACACTCAAACTGCTCAGTTCTGCGATAAACCCGATCACTGCCGGCCCTGCCAATAACCCCGCATAGCCCATACTTACCACAGCTGCGATGGCCAAACCCATGGGCATGGAGGTTTGGTTGCCTGCGGCAGTAAATAGCACTGGTACAATGTTGGATGCGCCCACGCCAATCAGGGTAAAGCCGATGAACGCGGCGGCGTTGAAAGGGACGAATATGACGAGTAAAAATCCGCTCGCGGCACAGATCCCACCCCAAAAAACGACGCGTGTGCCGCCAAGGTGGTTGACGATTTTGTCGCCGGTGAAACGGCCGATAGTCATGGCGATGGAAAAACACGCGAA belongs to Cellvibrio sp. pealriver and includes:
- a CDS encoding AEC family transporter, producing MLSELLAILAPIVISVGAGFIWGKTGTGFPSDFISRIVMNIGSPCLIISVMAKVEVQPEVMGQVALATAFTMTAMGLFGWLLLRWMRLEIATYLPPLVFPNNGNMGLPLCLFAYGQTGLALALGSFMVMMIATFTVGLLIVANSEGGIFKRMESIAKQPVIYAMAIAVILLITDTDLPRWISNTVDLLGGIAIPLMTIALGVSLATLKIHSWKRSLLFSVIRVGGGLVLGFIVCELMGLTGVSRNVVLLQSAMPIAVFNYLLALRYGHKPEEVAAMVVVSTLVAFMGLPFLLMVIL
- the fusA gene encoding elongation factor G, yielding MADLSLYRNIGIFAHVDAGKTTTTERILKLTGKIHKLGEVHEGESTTDFMVQEAERGITIQSAAVSCFWKGHRFNVIDTPGHVDFTVEVYRSLKVLDGGIGVFCGSGGVEPQSETNWRYANDSKVSRLIFVNKLDRIGADFIRVTEQVKNVLGANPLIMTLPIGREDTFVGVVDLLNRQAYVWDDSGLPENFKVVDIPADMADDVELYRNQLVETAVEQDDDLLMAYMEGEEPSVEDLKRCIRKGTRDLAFFPTFCGSAFKNKGMQLLLDGVVDYLPAPTEVNPQPLTDEEGNETGQYAIVSADEPFRALAFKIMDDRFGALTFVRIYSGVLNKGDTILNSFTGKTERVGRMVEMHANDRTDLTTAQAGDIIALIGLKNVQTGHTLCDPKVPCTLEPMVFPEPVISIAVTPKDKSMIEKMATAIGKLVSEDPTFRVETDQDSGETILKGMGELHLDIKVDIMKRTYGVELNVGQPQVAYRETITREIEDSYTHKKQSGGSGQYGKIDYRIRPGEPNSGFKFTTTVVGGSVPKEFYPAIEKGFEGMMGTGPLAGFPVLDVEVELFDGAFHAVDSSAIAFEIAAKGAFRQSMPKAGPQLLEPIMKVDVFTPEDHVGDVIGDLNRRRGMINGQDAGVTGVRIKAEVPLSEMFGYISHLRTMTSGRGQFSMEFAHYSPCPANVAEAVIAKEKEKKAAAAKN
- a CDS encoding PLP-dependent aminotransferase family protein, yielding MDILYRKLADELASLINAGGFQDGDRLPGVRQQAQARQLSIATVLSAYRQLEDWGLLEVRNRSGFYVKTKPTLAVSPPRIVVTTMRPALVTGQDMVLKLIKAANDPTVVQLGAAVPAAEFLPTRQIEQALTKAARHYRVRTANYEFSPGAPELRRQLSRRLADAGCAVHPDNLVITNGCQEALTLALRAVTSPGDVVAIESPTFYGLLQVIESLGLEALEIPTTPHSGMSLEALDLALGRWPIKACVVTPNFSNPLGCLMPDEHKQKLVAMLKAKEITLIEDDIYGDLGFSHARPSLLKGLDENVILCSSVSKTLSPGLRVGWIAPGRYQEKVEYMKYVLNLATTTAPQLAVTELLETGQYERHLRRVRSDYAQAVARMTEAIVHYFPEGTKITRPEGGFVIWLELPGDVDTFALAYKALEQGISIAPGPIFSASQKYRQFIRLSCACVWNNRIERALASLASLI
- a CDS encoding PhzF family phenazine biosynthesis protein, whose product is MSVSLYLMDAFVSGSSRECPFSGNPAGVCVLDQEQSAGWMQNVALEMNQSETAFVHKRADGSWNLRWFTPQVEVSLCGHATLAAAHALWQHLGETAPLLEFHTLSGRLTAVRNGDEIQLDFPADFPQSIAQVPSSLIELLGKQPHWFGAGKDDLIAVLDSADAVRNFVPDAEKIASFTTRGLIITAPGDSGSGLDMVSRFFAPKVGISEDPVTGSAHCLLACYWGNRLDKTHLYAHQASARGGWLTLDWKEDRVLLSGKARTMLTGEFYG
- the ilvE gene encoding branched-chain-amino-acid transaminase, with translation MADLTNADQKPTAATPVCWRNGHIIPLEQATVSVFDHGLLYGDGVFEGIRFYNGRAFRLQAHLERLFLSARAIALAIPYSIEQLTHAVIETISAAPETNGYLRLVVTRGPGPLGIDPSRCHSPVVFIVADRLQLVNERVRSEGAKVIIAATRRLGSDGLDPRIKSLNYLNHILARMEATHAGADEAILLNSAGRIAEGSADNIFIVQRGELLTPPVIEGALDGITRQVVLELAEKLGIKSREIPLAPYDLFTADECFLTGTGAELIPVGYADGRKIPQCPGPIYSRLAAAFKELVASG
- a CDS encoding ABC transporter substrate-binding protein; the encoded protein is MKQLHMLCLILGILLAQPGNARGAETTEIITLPIGMYSASFVPRPLTFNNGSCPDIRHTHIGHNQIVAELLILCRALELGGLKPAFEFNNTSDYLRIIHDSANSVTLMPGFVIWKTDINPNLFYISDPVLKEKEFVKGIYTVPDNKKLLSIKHADELKHYAITTNQNWIHDNAEITCITPKIITAASNPHLMARMIVAKRADFMLFPFFNSSDLNGSLNDINLVPLQGMKVAFNESLHFIVSKKHPRGLVVYEALQKGLKELRTNGTLRYIYEKTGFFNPQVKDWTELGCDNQPEATNSLNAAANRE
- the purU gene encoding formyltetrahydrofolate deformylase; the protein is MSAVKEIVLTFSCQDSKGLVAAVATLFATLGFNIKESSQFEDVHSNRFFMRTVFECPAGYNLGQIRSLFKPLGEQFQMDWNIFDSASKPRVLIAVSQWGHCLNALLNSWKNGSLPIDIVGVVSNHNVMRDLTEWYQLPFHYLPITADTKPQQEGQLWQLMQDLQADFLVLARYMQILSDDLCHKLNGRAINIHHSFLPGFKGAKPYHQAFDRGVKLIGATAHFVTADLDEGPIIEQSVERVSHVNSPDEMAEIGRDIEAVVLNRAVRWHAEHRVLLNGTKTVVFSR
- a CDS encoding nucleotidyltransferase family protein, which codes for MLLEDLHQQKATINALAQQFGARRIRVFGSVARGEEGPRSDVDFLVDFPKGYDLFKQRLPLADRLSNLLGRKVDLIPEHELNCHIRASVLSEAVDL
- a CDS encoding DUF86 domain-containing protein; protein product: MSKPWQPYALHILDSIAKIRRIQARGDIRQDDILYDAAVRNLQTLSEATQQLPIELKQQFPEIPWREISGFRNILVHNYLGDIDPQTVAAVIEQYLEVLKNAIQNMLAQ